One genomic window of Gracilinema caldarium DSM 7334 includes the following:
- a CDS encoding chemotaxis protein CheW — translation MAGTTNKYLVFTIEKEFYAIPIVKVQEVIRFTPITPLHETSRFLKGVINLRGRIIPIIDMRLKFNLQEKPYTDRTVFIIVEILGPREVSHIGMAVDAVQDVADIQEEQINRTPEVGFKFKSKYLLGIVQLTGRMVMLLNLDAILSTEEVVEIQEHLVEETK, via the coding sequence ATGGCAGGGACGACTAATAAATATCTGGTATTTACGATAGAGAAAGAATTCTATGCGATTCCGATTGTAAAGGTCCAGGAAGTAATCCGTTTTACCCCAATAACACCGCTCCATGAAACTTCCCGCTTCCTGAAAGGGGTGATAAATCTGCGAGGTCGTATTATTCCAATAATTGATATGAGGCTAAAGTTTAATCTTCAGGAGAAGCCTTATACGGACCGGACGGTGTTTATCATTGTAGAAATCTTAGGTCCCCGGGAAGTAAGCCACATCGGTATGGCGGTCGATGCAGTCCAGGATGTGGCTGATATTCAGGAAGAACAGATCAACAGGACCCCTGAAGTAGGTTTTAAATTTAAAAGCAAGTATCTGCTTGGAATTGTTCAGTTAACTGGCCGTATGGTCATGCTCTTGAACCTGGATGCTATTCTTTCTACAGAAGAAGTGGTGGAGATTCAGGAACATCTTGTAGAGGAAACGAAATAG
- a CDS encoding methyl-accepting chemotaxis protein, giving the protein MFNNLSLRIKIISGFMTAVLISIVIGSVGWYGLSILSENIIMLGKGSIPSIVYLETILVRMERIKSAIRTIGSPYLSKEDLQRQFDNIEKARTEYTVALDAYDKSKRTPDEEKLYQDFRQKMDRSKNENNKIIEEAKRLLTLSESQERTRLIETINSQALAGANREAFDIMIETQTKLLEYVKRYYGEERVDDTIKTSNMMIVVIQITLVLGVVLAIVLALLITNSIMKPMNKATGDLNLSGNNLEGAANQIASASQELSSGASELASSVEEITSSMEELQSIIESNTKSVNEAELLMKETASAAATSSTRTDELLVMMQEINENSRKVVKVNKVIDDIAFQTSILALNAAVEAARAGEAGRGFAVVADQVKALAQKSAEASSETSELIETVVNNIEKGTERTQEVTAGVKKVSEAANKVNILLDEINRAFKEQSKGANQVTKAISQVNTVVQQTAASSEETASAGEEMLAQVEQLREIVTVLNRITQGAKAVEGHTASTASGKAVLSSSGKKQRTSDSGDQSLKQTIHEELAQVHRVNAGLPGSKSGADDLERISPEKVIPMDEFKGF; this is encoded by the coding sequence ATGTTTAATAACTTAAGTTTACGGATAAAAATTATATCAGGTTTTATGACTGCGGTTCTTATTTCTATAGTCATAGGATCCGTCGGCTGGTATGGATTATCTATTCTGTCAGAAAATATAATAATGCTTGGAAAAGGATCGATACCATCAATTGTTTACCTAGAGACTATCTTAGTACGCATGGAACGAATTAAATCGGCAATCAGAACAATAGGTTCTCCTTATCTATCCAAAGAAGATCTGCAGCGTCAGTTTGATAATATTGAAAAAGCCCGGACCGAATACACCGTGGCTCTGGATGCCTATGACAAAAGTAAGCGTACTCCTGATGAAGAAAAGCTCTATCAGGATTTTAGGCAAAAAATGGATAGGTCTAAAAATGAAAATAATAAAATTATTGAGGAAGCAAAACGGCTCCTCACGCTCTCTGAAAGCCAGGAGCGAACTCGCCTGATAGAAACAATTAATAGTCAGGCTCTCGCGGGCGCCAACCGGGAAGCCTTTGATATTATGATCGAAACCCAGACAAAACTACTTGAATATGTCAAGCGTTACTATGGGGAAGAACGGGTCGACGACACTATAAAAACCTCGAATATGATGATTGTGGTTATTCAGATTACCCTTGTGCTTGGTGTGGTGCTTGCCATTGTGTTGGCCCTTCTTATAACTAACTCCATCATGAAACCCATGAATAAGGCCACGGGGGACCTAAATTTGTCGGGGAATAACCTGGAGGGTGCGGCGAACCAGATTGCTTCGGCCAGCCAGGAGCTCTCGAGCGGGGCAAGTGAACTGGCAAGCTCGGTGGAAGAAATCACGAGCAGTATGGAAGAGCTCCAGTCGATCATCGAAAGTAACACGAAGAGTGTGAATGAGGCGGAGCTCCTCATGAAGGAGACCGCTAGTGCGGCGGCTACCTCCAGTACCCGTACGGACGAATTACTGGTTATGATGCAGGAGATTAACGAAAACAGTCGGAAAGTCGTCAAGGTGAACAAGGTGATCGATGATATCGCCTTCCAAACTTCGATTTTGGCGCTGAATGCGGCGGTCGAGGCGGCCCGGGCGGGTGAAGCGGGCCGGGGGTTTGCAGTAGTTGCGGACCAGGTGAAGGCTTTGGCGCAGAAGAGTGCTGAAGCGAGCAGTGAAACCAGTGAACTTATCGAGACAGTGGTGAACAACATCGAGAAGGGGACCGAGCGAACCCAGGAAGTGACCGCTGGCGTGAAGAAGGTGAGTGAGGCGGCGAATAAGGTCAATATTCTCTTGGATGAGATAAACCGGGCCTTTAAGGAACAGAGTAAAGGAGCGAACCAGGTTACGAAGGCGATAAGCCAGGTGAATACGGTGGTACAGCAGACCGCAGCATCCAGTGAAGAGACCGCTTCTGCGGGTGAAGAGATGCTGGCCCAGGTGGAACAGCTGCGGGAGATTGTGACGGTTCTGAACCGGATCACCCAGGGTGCGAAGGCTGTGGAAGGGCATACAGCTTCGACGGCCAGCGGGAAAGCCGTGCTGTCCAGCTCTGGGAAAAAGCAGCGAACCAGCGACAGTGGAGATCAATCCCTTAAACAAACCATCCATGAAGAGCTTGCCCAAGTCCACAGGGTGAATGCGGGACTTCCCGGCTCCAAGAGCGGCGCCGATGACCTGGAACGAATTAGTCCTGAAAAGGTGATCCCCATGGATGAATTTAAGGGATTTTAA
- a CDS encoding CheR family methyltransferase — protein sequence MAQGPVLSEPLFKEMRDYFFLETGITLNKNKKYLVEYRLQKFIGPDKEFSSYYDFFQALQQDQSGKLKTLFINSLTTNYTFFFREPVHFRFLAYYLKTYGKQQNYIRLWSAACSSGEEAYSMAITCLEEGFKGPERDIRILASDISQKVLSRAQSGVYHYSGFRGELDDAYLRRYFTFHPQEKSFTVKDQVKSLITFREFNLMDPFPFTKQFDVIFLRNVLIYFSAPEKEQILRKIWEVLKEPGYLVLGLSESLVGVHHGFTTLNNSIYRKDRN from the coding sequence GTGGCTCAGGGGCCGGTATTATCTGAACCTCTTTTTAAAGAAATGAGGGATTATTTTTTTCTGGAGACTGGTATTACCCTCAATAAAAATAAAAAATACCTTGTGGAATACCGGCTCCAGAAATTTATCGGTCCAGATAAGGAGTTCTCCAGCTATTATGATTTTTTTCAGGCCCTGCAACAGGATCAAAGTGGTAAATTAAAAACCCTTTTTATCAACAGCCTCACCACTAATTATACCTTTTTTTTCAGAGAGCCTGTTCATTTTCGATTTTTAGCCTATTACCTGAAAACCTATGGAAAACAACAGAATTATATACGTCTCTGGAGCGCAGCCTGTTCGTCCGGAGAAGAGGCCTACAGTATGGCAATAACCTGTCTTGAGGAGGGTTTTAAAGGACCTGAACGGGATATTCGCATTTTAGCCAGTGACATTTCTCAGAAAGTGCTGTCGAGGGCACAAAGTGGGGTGTATCATTATTCAGGATTTCGGGGTGAATTGGACGATGCTTACTTACGCCGATATTTTACCTTTCATCCGCAGGAAAAGAGTTTTACTGTGAAAGATCAGGTCAAGTCGCTTATCACCTTTAGGGAATTTAATTTGATGGATCCTTTCCCTTTTACCAAACAGTTTGATGTAATATTTTTAAGAAATGTTCTTATATATTTCAGTGCTCCAGAAAAAGAACAGATATTACGTAAAATCTGGGAGGTATTAAAAGAGCCTGGATATCTTGTTTTAGGTCTTTCGGAAAGCCTGGTTGGGGTTCACCATGGTTTTACAACGTTGAATAATTCAATCTATCGAAAAGATAGGAACTAA
- a CDS encoding response regulator, which produces MKQTILVVDDSDVIRSIVEQTLRLYHYDHIITAIDGEDGLAKAKANRNEIGLYVFDVNMPKLDGISLVKEIRAFDSTTPIIMLTTETDKAKMMTARENGATGWIIKPFQGDKFIRIVEMYLKP; this is translated from the coding sequence ATGAAACAGACTATTCTAGTGGTGGATGACTCGGATGTTATTCGAAGTATTGTTGAGCAAACCCTGAGGCTTTACCATTATGATCATATTATTACCGCTATAGATGGTGAAGATGGATTAGCAAAGGCAAAGGCAAACCGTAATGAGATAGGACTCTATGTATTTGATGTTAATATGCCAAAACTGGATGGGATCAGTCTCGTTAAGGAAATTCGGGCTTTTGACAGCACCACTCCTATCATCATGCTGACCACCGAAACCGATAAAGCTAAGATGATGACCGCTCGAGAAAACGGGGCCACCGGCTGGATAATCAAGCCCTTCCAGGGAGATAAGTTCATCCGGATTGTAGAGATGTATCTGAAACCATAA